Proteins encoded within one genomic window of Amorphoplanes friuliensis DSM 7358:
- a CDS encoding MBL fold metallo-hydrolase — protein MTDFLVTRRRLLLSAGAGVLGVTVLNTVTGCTSDSPATPPASASPPSSLDWKRVDLTFVSAYLLIRGREVAIVDLGTGGSADAIEAALKGAGSSWDAVRHIVLTHQHPDHAGGLAGVPPKVGATLYAGAADVAAITSDKPLKPLNDGDEVFGLQIIGTPGHTSGHISVFDPSTGVLVAGDALRTSDGLAGSDPRYTADEGQAAASIRKLAALPVKTVLPGHGDPLTSGAADQLRKLAASLPS, from the coding sequence ATGACGGACTTCCTGGTCACCCGCCGCCGCCTCCTCCTCTCCGCCGGCGCCGGCGTCCTCGGCGTCACCGTGCTCAACACCGTCACGGGATGCACCTCCGACTCGCCCGCCACTCCCCCTGCCTCCGCTTCCCCGCCGTCCTCGCTGGACTGGAAGCGGGTCGATCTCACCTTCGTCTCGGCCTACCTGCTGATCCGCGGCCGTGAGGTGGCGATCGTGGACCTCGGCACCGGCGGCTCGGCCGATGCGATCGAAGCCGCCCTGAAAGGCGCCGGCAGCAGCTGGGACGCCGTCCGCCACATCGTCCTCACCCACCAGCACCCCGACCACGCCGGCGGCCTGGCCGGCGTTCCCCCCAAGGTCGGCGCCACCCTGTACGCCGGTGCGGCCGACGTCGCCGCCATCACCTCGGACAAGCCCCTGAAGCCGCTGAACGACGGCGACGAGGTCTTCGGCCTCCAGATCATCGGCACGCCGGGGCACACGAGCGGCCACATCTCGGTCTTCGATCCGTCGACCGGCGTGCTGGTGGCCGGTGACGCGCTGCGCACCTCGGACGGCCTGGCGGGGTCCGACCCTCGCTACACAGCGGACGAAGGGCAGGCGGCAGCGTCGATCCGCAAACTGGCCGCCCTGCCGGTCAAGACGGTCCTTCCCGGCCACGGCGACCCCCTGACCAGCGGCGCCGCCGACCAGTTGCGAAAACTCGCGGCCTCGTTACCGTCCTGA
- a CDS encoding LysR family transcriptional regulator, whose protein sequence is MADFTLVGLRVIREVAATGSFTAAAESLGYTQSAISRQVGVMEDAAGSPLFDRHARGVVPSPAGAVLVRHATTVLARIEAAEQELAGLRDRLAGRLSIGGFPTAAAVLLPRAIAHLARDHPGLAVALHEGSTPALLSRLRSGRLEVAVIGVGHGLQDYDLTGLRRHRLLDDDLRIAVAANHRLARRRRVTVADLRSETWIIGTGAQGDPQFGAWPTLRDARTGHAVREWPTRLGLVAAGLGITLLPGIAAASVPEGVKVVKVDDPDWGGRSCAAVTAQDPSPAAAAMVRALHDEAAVLADNQPA, encoded by the coding sequence ATGGCAGACTTCACGCTGGTCGGGCTGCGGGTGATCCGGGAGGTTGCGGCCACCGGCTCGTTCACCGCCGCCGCGGAATCGCTGGGCTACACGCAGTCGGCGATCTCCCGCCAGGTGGGGGTGATGGAGGACGCCGCGGGCAGCCCGCTCTTCGACCGTCACGCCCGTGGTGTGGTCCCGAGCCCGGCCGGTGCCGTCCTGGTCCGGCACGCGACCACGGTGCTGGCGCGGATCGAAGCCGCCGAGCAGGAGCTCGCCGGTCTCCGTGACCGTCTTGCGGGTCGCCTGTCGATCGGCGGCTTCCCGACGGCGGCGGCGGTGCTGCTCCCCCGGGCGATCGCCCACCTCGCCCGCGACCACCCCGGCCTCGCCGTCGCCCTGCACGAGGGTTCCACCCCGGCCCTGCTGTCGAGGCTCCGGTCGGGCCGCCTCGAGGTCGCGGTGATCGGCGTCGGCCACGGCCTCCAGGACTACGACCTGACCGGCCTGCGCCGGCACCGCCTCCTCGACGACGACCTCCGCATCGCCGTCGCCGCCAACCACCGCCTGGCCCGTCGGCGCCGCGTCACGGTCGCCGACCTCCGATCAGAAACCTGGATCATCGGTACGGGCGCACAGGGTGATCCGCAGTTCGGGGCGTGGCCGACCCTCCGCGACGCCCGCACCGGCCACGCCGTCCGCGAATGGCCGACCCGTCTCGGCCTGGTCGCGGCCGGGCTGGGCATCACGCTGCTGCCGGGGATCGCTGCTGCGTCCGTACCGGAGGGGGTGAAGGTGGTGAAGGTCGACGATCCGGACTGGGGCGGCCGGTCCTGCGCCGCCGTCACCGCCCAGGACCCGTCCCCGGCGGCGGCCGCGATGGTCCGCGCGCTGCACGACGAGGCGGCCGTTCTGGCGGATAATCAACCGGCATGA
- a CDS encoding SDR family NAD(P)-dependent oxidoreductase, with translation MTKVWFITGTSKGFGREWAEAALDRGDRVAATARDTTQIKDLTARYGEAVLPIELDVTDRTRAFEAVRTAADHFGRLDVVVNNAGYGHFGMVEELSEDDIRAQMETNFFGALWVTQAALPIMRAQRSGHLIQVTSEGGVIAYPGIGAYHASKWALEGLTQSLYQEVGAFGIHVTDLEPGPYATDWLPGGARHSAENPDYQPVRAGLKSDWDLGDPRATRAAILALVDAEKPPLRLLLGKSLAMVTEDYRSRLQTWNDWQDVSVRAFG, from the coding sequence ATGACAAAGGTTTGGTTCATCACCGGAACGTCGAAGGGCTTCGGCCGCGAATGGGCCGAGGCCGCGCTCGACCGCGGGGACAGGGTCGCCGCGACAGCGCGGGACACGACCCAGATCAAGGACCTGACCGCACGGTACGGCGAAGCTGTGCTCCCGATCGAGCTGGACGTCACCGACCGCACGCGTGCCTTCGAGGCCGTGCGCACCGCCGCGGACCACTTCGGCCGGCTCGACGTCGTGGTCAACAACGCGGGCTACGGCCACTTCGGCATGGTCGAGGAGCTGAGCGAGGACGACATCCGCGCGCAGATGGAGACCAACTTCTTCGGGGCGCTGTGGGTCACCCAGGCGGCACTGCCGATCATGCGGGCGCAGCGGTCGGGGCACCTGATCCAGGTCACCAGCGAGGGCGGCGTGATCGCCTACCCCGGTATCGGCGCGTACCACGCGTCGAAGTGGGCGCTCGAAGGGCTGACCCAGTCGCTGTACCAGGAGGTCGGCGCGTTCGGCATCCACGTCACCGACCTCGAACCCGGCCCGTACGCGACGGACTGGCTCCCCGGCGGTGCCCGGCACAGCGCCGAGAACCCGGACTACCAGCCCGTCCGGGCCGGGCTGAAGAGCGACTGGGATCTTGGTGACCCCCGCGCCACCAGGGCCGCGATCCTGGCCCTGGTGGACGCCGAGAAGCCACCGCTGCGCCTCCTGCTCGGCAAGTCCCTGGCCATGGTGACCGAGGACTACCGCAGCCGCCTGCAGACCTGGAACGACTGGCAGGACGTCTCGGTGCGCGCGTTCGGCTGA
- a CDS encoding glucuronyl esterase domain-containing protein, producing the protein MTTSSGRPRIHPLIVMLVAGTLTVAGATTLLPVTAPAEAAVLAAGVEDEGAGCAVPALPEAGALPSITKLPDPFLRLNGTRITSATDWQCRRAEIKKLAEKFVYGEKPAKPASVSGTVSSSSISVNVAHNGKSSSFSARVELPSGTGPFPAVVVLGGFGADTAAIKAAGAAVINYDPYAVGKEGTPRNNKQGAFYSIYGASSSTGLLMAWAWGVSRIIDVIEQSNGSILKADATGVTGCSRFGKGAFVTGAFDQRIALTMPIESGSAGAPIFRGIPGEGAQSLSSAYGEQPWLGDAFGTFTGSPARLPVDTHETVAMVAPRGLFVMDNPHIANLGPKSASVAALGGAEVYRALGAGSNITYWSDVTDGTHCASRAEWRTPLQQHIQKYLLGTGNAAGTMRISSRAAGNLAEWRDWPTPVLGSTPPPASSGPPPSSGPPPASGGCVATVSVNAWTGGFVATVQVTAGAAGTSAWTVGLTLPSGATITGIWNANRTGTSGAVQFTNVTHNGRLGGGQATEFGFQATGSSGGLTPTCSST; encoded by the coding sequence GTGACCACCAGCTCGGGCCGCCCCAGGATCCATCCCCTGATCGTCATGCTCGTGGCCGGAACGCTCACGGTCGCCGGCGCGACGACGCTCCTACCGGTCACCGCTCCCGCCGAGGCCGCCGTCCTGGCCGCCGGCGTGGAGGACGAAGGTGCCGGCTGCGCCGTTCCGGCTCTTCCCGAGGCCGGCGCGCTGCCGAGCATCACCAAGCTCCCCGACCCGTTCCTGCGGCTGAACGGCACACGGATCACCTCGGCCACCGACTGGCAGTGCCGGCGGGCGGAGATCAAGAAGCTGGCCGAGAAGTTCGTCTACGGCGAGAAGCCCGCCAAGCCCGCGAGTGTCAGCGGGACGGTCTCGAGCAGCAGCATCTCCGTGAACGTGGCGCACAACGGAAAGAGCTCCAGCTTCTCCGCCCGGGTCGAACTGCCCAGCGGGACCGGGCCGTTCCCGGCCGTGGTCGTCCTGGGCGGATTCGGCGCCGACACCGCCGCCATCAAGGCCGCCGGGGCCGCGGTCATCAACTACGACCCGTACGCGGTGGGCAAGGAAGGCACGCCGCGGAACAACAAACAGGGCGCGTTCTACAGCATCTACGGCGCTTCCAGCAGCACCGGGCTGCTCATGGCCTGGGCCTGGGGCGTCAGCCGGATCATCGACGTCATCGAGCAGTCGAACGGCAGCATCCTGAAGGCGGACGCCACCGGTGTCACCGGGTGCTCGCGGTTCGGCAAGGGCGCCTTTGTCACCGGCGCCTTCGACCAGCGGATCGCCCTGACCATGCCGATCGAGTCCGGCAGCGCCGGCGCGCCGATCTTCCGCGGGATCCCGGGCGAGGGCGCACAGAGCCTGAGCAGCGCGTACGGGGAACAGCCGTGGCTGGGTGACGCGTTCGGCACCTTCACCGGCAGTCCGGCACGGCTGCCCGTGGACACCCACGAGACGGTGGCGATGGTCGCGCCGCGCGGACTGTTCGTCATGGACAACCCGCACATCGCGAACCTGGGCCCGAAGTCCGCGAGTGTGGCGGCACTGGGCGGTGCGGAGGTCTACCGGGCCCTCGGCGCCGGGTCGAACATCACCTACTGGTCGGACGTCACGGACGGCACGCACTGTGCCAGCCGGGCCGAGTGGCGAACGCCGCTGCAGCAGCACATCCAGAAGTACCTGCTGGGGACGGGAAACGCGGCCGGCACGATGCGGATCTCCAGCCGGGCAGCCGGGAACCTGGCCGAGTGGCGTGACTGGCCGACGCCGGTGCTCGGCTCGACGCCCCCTCCGGCTTCGAGCGGCCCGCCGCCTTCCAGTGGCCCGCCGCCGGCCTCCGGAGGTTGCGTGGCCACGGTTTCGGTCAACGCGTGGACCGGCGGCTTCGTGGCCACGGTCCAGGTCACGGCCGGCGCGGCCGGGACCAGCGCCTGGACCGTCGGCCTGACGCTGCCCTCCGGCGCCACCATCACCGGCATCTGGAACGCGAACCGGACCGGCACCAGCGGCGCGGTCCAGTTCACGAACGTCACCCACAACGGCCGGCTCGGCGGCGGGCAGGCGACCGAGTTCGGTTTCCAGGCCACCGGCAGCAGCGGTGGGCTGACACCCACCTGCAGCTCGACCTGA